The following proteins come from a genomic window of Candidatus Neomarinimicrobiota bacterium:
- a CDS encoding PHP domain-containing protein, with the protein MNKIKSSVLILIMFLTLLPGQTPHKHSHDRVIRFPDVPGYKTLTCDLHMHTVFSDGDVWPIIRVDEAIRDGLDVIAITEHLEYQPHKEDIPNPDRNRSHVVASKRGEGHDLIILNGSEITREMPPGHSNAVFVKDANKLLQEDAMDVFREAKRQDAFVFWNHPNWLSQTPDGIVPLSDMHKDLIKKKLLHGIEVVNDTTYSDEAVQIALDYNLTMLGTSDIHGLVDWQYRVPQGGHRPVTLVFAKEKSAEAVKKALTKRRTVVWFNNLLIGRETEMMPLLEASIKTDAASYRGNSDVAEVILKNYSDSKFILSNRGEFNFQAKGDLVTVPPHSTVTLLVKTLKRLSSFELKFEVMNALTAPRTHPTITFFVALP; encoded by the coding sequence ATGAATAAGATAAAAAGTTCGGTTCTAATTCTAATAATGTTCCTGACGTTATTGCCAGGACAGACACCGCATAAACACAGCCATGACCGTGTGATTCGTTTCCCCGACGTTCCGGGGTACAAAACGCTCACCTGTGATCTCCATATGCACACTGTTTTTTCTGATGGAGATGTTTGGCCAATTATCCGTGTAGATGAAGCGATCCGGGACGGTCTGGATGTTATCGCCATTACTGAGCATCTGGAATATCAGCCCCACAAAGAGGATATACCCAACCCTGACCGGAACCGGTCACATGTTGTTGCCAGCAAACGGGGCGAAGGGCATGACCTCATCATTCTCAACGGCTCAGAGATAACACGCGAGATGCCGCCTGGGCACTCCAATGCGGTATTTGTAAAAGACGCAAACAAATTACTTCAAGAAGATGCCATGGATGTGTTTCGCGAGGCGAAGCGCCAGGATGCCTTTGTTTTCTGGAATCATCCTAACTGGCTGTCTCAGACGCCGGACGGTATCGTCCCTCTTTCAGATATGCACAAGGATCTCATCAAGAAAAAACTTCTCCATGGTATTGAAGTGGTGAATGACACCACTTACTCTGACGAAGCGGTACAAATTGCGCTGGATTACAATCTCACCATGCTGGGTACGTCTGATATCCACGGCTTGGTGGACTGGCAATACAGAGTACCCCAGGGTGGACATCGTCCTGTTACACTTGTCTTTGCAAAAGAGAAGTCAGCCGAAGCCGTAAAAAAGGCTCTGACTAAGCGACGGACAGTGGTGTGGTTCAACAATCTCCTTATCGGCAGAGAGACAGAGATGATGCCGCTCCTGGAGGCGTCCATTAAGACTGATGCCGCCAGCTACAGAGGTAACAGTGATGTGGCGGAGGTCATTTTAAAGAATTATTCCGATTCGAAGTTTATTCTGAGTAATCGGGGAGAATTCAACTTCCAGGCAAAGGGCGATCTTGTCACCGTGCCGCCGCATTCCACTGTCACCCTGCTGGTTAAGACCCTGAAAAGACTCAGCTCATTTGAGTTAAAATTCGAGGTGATGAACGCCTTGACAGCGCCTCGAACCCACCCGACCATTACTTTTTTTGTTGCGCTTCCCTAG
- a CDS encoding PaaI family thioesterase → MSIWFKDYTTDKHGSMEMTGLNKLIGIKITEIGDDYLKGTMPVDDRTKQPVGLLHGGANCVLAETLASMGAYLVIDPSKNNAVGIEINANHIRSAKEGEVTGTARPIHLGKQTHVWQVEVTRDDGKLSCVSRVTMAVIDRKEGGENE, encoded by the coding sequence ATACAACCGATAAGCACGGCTCGATGGAAATGACCGGGCTTAACAAGCTGATTGGCATTAAGATCACAGAAATAGGTGATGACTATCTGAAAGGGACAATGCCTGTCGATGATCGAACAAAACAGCCCGTAGGGCTTCTTCACGGAGGTGCGAACTGTGTGCTTGCTGAAACGCTTGCCAGTATGGGTGCATATCTGGTTATTGATCCATCAAAAAATAATGCGGTCGGGATTGAGATCAACGCCAACCACATCAGAAGTGCTAAGGAGGGTGAGGTGACAGGTACAGCCCGGCCTATTCACCTGGGAAAGCAGACTCATGTCTGGCAAGTAGAAGTCACAAGGGATGACGGAAAACTTTCATGCGTCAGTAGAGTGACAATGGCTGTGATCGACCGTAAAGAAGGAGGGGAAAATGAATAA